From the bacterium genome, one window contains:
- a CDS encoding CehA/McbA family metallohydrolase: MMRKLIVIAAIACALFAAPAAAQDFVFENDVNFGDLGNYVYHDFAVPSGTTKITVTYSYALVTSPIAKTGGCVDRRHTFGLADSAKSVAPGFEAGGPPAVPASRGIALGDPARLADIHDLPLDEFGGAHCPYEAAAGDYTAGLLDERLDIGMFDANGFRGWSGSNKKTFTIAESRDHTSDSYIPGPMPEGTWQVEVGITMVPPGETLHYAVEVTLSDEDVGPTFVPDPYVPVVVNDEAGWYRGDLHCHSTHSDGSGTMEEVYDFALSQGMDFIALSDHNAISHMLYIPEMQEIYDEMLIMPAVEVTTYRGHYNVFGQFDYVPYQATQPNFDINATMAAARANGGLISPNHPAVPGIPMEAVPGIPMDGYMYGLGWSVPELEWSNVTMIEAINGSQSIYGFIPNPVNHLAVAWTDELQKQGYRVMMRGGSDDHERGAGSGSIIYGPIGVPTTVVYAEELSNEAILAGLAAGHNYIVTGGPNGPDLLLDANGDAGHAIMGDTIEGGEDVELTARVVGGDGMSLRFIRDGKPWAGREDIPVTGDDFTYTATHSPAESARYRLELYDGLIMQALTNAIWVEEPAPADDDDAGDDDDSGDDDAAGDDDAADDDASNDDDAADGDDDDDDGGCCGS, encoded by the coding sequence GTGATGCGCAAACTCATCGTCATCGCCGCCATCGCGTGCGCGCTTTTCGCCGCGCCCGCCGCCGCGCAGGATTTCGTTTTCGAAAACGACGTCAATTTCGGCGACCTCGGAAATTACGTCTACCACGACTTCGCGGTGCCGAGCGGCACAACGAAGATCACCGTGACGTATTCCTACGCGCTCGTCACATCGCCCATCGCGAAGACGGGCGGGTGCGTTGATCGGCGGCACACCTTTGGCCTCGCGGACTCGGCCAAAAGTGTGGCACCCGGATTCGAAGCGGGCGGGCCGCCCGCGGTCCCAGCGTCGCGCGGAATCGCGCTTGGCGATCCCGCGCGACTCGCTGATATCCACGACCTGCCGCTCGACGAATTCGGCGGCGCGCATTGCCCGTATGAGGCGGCGGCCGGCGACTACACGGCCGGGCTTCTCGACGAGCGCCTGGATATCGGCATGTTCGACGCGAACGGCTTTCGCGGCTGGAGCGGCAGCAACAAGAAGACGTTCACGATCGCCGAGTCGCGCGATCACACCTCCGATTCGTACATCCCCGGCCCGATGCCCGAGGGTACCTGGCAGGTCGAGGTCGGCATCACGATGGTGCCGCCGGGCGAGACGCTGCACTACGCCGTCGAGGTGACGCTCTCGGACGAGGACGTCGGCCCGACATTCGTGCCCGATCCGTACGTGCCGGTCGTCGTCAATGACGAGGCGGGCTGGTATCGCGGCGACCTGCACTGCCACTCCACGCACTCCGACGGCAGCGGCACGATGGAAGAGGTTTACGACTTCGCGCTTTCGCAGGGGATGGATTTCATCGCGCTGTCCGATCACAACGCCATCAGCCACATGCTCTACATCCCGGAGATGCAGGAGATCTACGACGAGATGCTCATCATGCCCGCCGTCGAGGTGACGACCTACCGCGGGCACTACAACGTTTTCGGCCAATTCGATTACGTGCCGTATCAGGCGACGCAGCCGAACTTCGACATCAACGCGACGATGGCCGCCGCGCGCGCAAACGGCGGGCTGATCTCGCCGAATCATCCCGCCGTGCCCGGCATTCCGATGGAAGCCGTGCCGGGCATCCCGATGGACGGCTACATGTACGGCCTGGGGTGGAGCGTGCCGGAACTCGAGTGGTCGAACGTCACGATGATCGAGGCGATCAACGGCTCGCAGTCGATCTACGGATTCATCCCGAACCCCGTGAACCACCTGGCCGTCGCGTGGACCGACGAACTGCAAAAGCAGGGCTACCGCGTGATGATGCGCGGCGGCAGCGACGACCACGAGCGGGGCGCCGGCAGCGGCAGCATCATCTACGGCCCGATCGGCGTGCCGACAACCGTCGTGTACGCCGAGGAGTTGTCCAACGAGGCGATCCTCGCGGGCCTCGCCGCGGGCCACAACTACATCGTCACCGGCGGCCCCAACGGGCCGGATCTGCTTCTTGACGCGAACGGCGACGCCGGCCACGCGATTATGGGCGACACGATCGAAGGCGGCGAGGATGTCGAACTCACCGCGCGCGTCGTCGGCGGCGACGGCATGTCGCTACGTTTCATCCGCGACGGCAAGCCGTGGGCGGGTCGGGAGGATATCCCCGTGACGGGCGACGATTTCACCTACACCGCGACACATTCGCCGGCCGAGTCCGCGCGCTATCGCCTGGAACTCTACGACGGCCTCATCATGCAGGCGCTCACGAACGCGATCTGGGTCGAGGAACCGGCGCCCGCGGACGATGACGACGCGGGCGACGATGACGACTCCGGCGACGATGACGCGGCAGGCGACGACGACGCGGCTGACGACGACGCATCCAATGACGACGACGCGGCTGACGGCGATGACGACGATGACGACGGTGGTTGCTGCGGAAGCTAA